In one Bos mutus isolate GX-2022 chromosome 19, NWIPB_WYAK_1.1, whole genome shotgun sequence genomic region, the following are encoded:
- the EIF1 gene encoding eukaryotic translation initiation factor 1, whose amino-acid sequence MSAIQNLHSFDPFADASKGDDLLPAGTEDYIHIRIQQRNGRKTLTTVQGIADDYDKKKLVKAFKKKFACNGTVIEHPEYGEVIQLQGDQRKNICQFLVEIGLAKDDQLKVHGF is encoded by the exons ATGTCCGCTATCCAGAACCTCCACTCTTTCG ACCCCTTTGCTGATGCAAGTAAGGGTGATGATCTGCTTCCTGCTGGCACTGAGGATTATATCCATATAAGAATTCAACAGAGAAACGGCAGGAAGACCCTTACTACTGTCCAAGGGATCGCTGATGATTACGATAAAAAGAAACTAGTGAAGGCGTTTAAGAAG aaatttgcctgcaatggtACTGTAATTGAGCATCCAGAATATGGAGAAGTAATTCAGCTACAGGGTGACCAGCGCAAGAACATATGCCAGTTCCTGGTAGAG atTGGACTGGCTAAGGACGACCAGCTGAAGGTTCATGGGTTTTAA